A genomic region of Desulfonatronovibrio hydrogenovorans DSM 9292 contains the following coding sequences:
- a CDS encoding MOSC domain-containing protein, whose product MPKIVAVCTSPKKGQRKKDIREGRLIREHGLDGDAHAGDWHRQVSLLAMESIDKMRLAGLDVGPGDFAENLTTEGIELYTLALGTRLRIGPEAVGEVTQIGKECHTRCAIYHQAGDCVMPREGIFIRVLTGGQVKTGDEIVVEQGS is encoded by the coding sequence ATGCCCAAGATTGTGGCGGTCTGTACCAGCCCTAAAAAAGGTCAGAGAAAAAAGGATATCAGAGAGGGCAGGCTGATCAGGGAACATGGGCTGGATGGTGACGCCCATGCCGGAGACTGGCATAGACAGGTCAGCCTGCTGGCCATGGAGAGCATAGACAAGATGCGCCTTGCCGGTCTGGATGTGGGGCCTGGTGATTTTGCAGAAAATCTGACTACAGAGGGTATTGAGCTTTATACCCTTGCCCTGGGAACCAGGCTCAGGATAGGACCTGAAGCAGTGGGAGAAGTGACCCAGATCGGCAAGGAATGCCACACCCGTTGCGCCATTTATCATCAGGCCGGGGACTGTGTCATGCCCAGAGAAGGTATATTTATCAGGGTCTTGACCGGGGGACAGGTTAAAACTGGTGATGAAATAGTGGTGGAACAGGGAAGCTAA
- a CDS encoding heterodisulfide reductase-related iron-sulfur binding cluster produces MVRNTGFTPEDLIRSVVDQCTDCEQCREMLDGVCPFFGELYCLFDRERQGKGLISSRDLRSLVDLCNFCGLCPCPDIRSRILSAKSNFIAREGVSVSVKLVQDVERLAGYLTRFPGMGKYLAKAKTGSGILKKMTGIHPERKLPEIPGCDFPAWASEQGLCVEKEGQKKQRSVAFFAGCTARYFFPGVGRAAVRVLQKNRIDVFYLSQKCCSMPVLLEGDFSFALKLMQFNLEHLGQALEKGYDLVTSCPTCGYMFKKILKEKAYYSKEYQEMAGADSQFLMVPETDNCQSWPSQRKYRRLHRSMYAGILKDDGVFSPLPALKRIWIGENVMDMGEYLGMLYRSGRLDTGFSPVPKRIAYFPPCHVREQNIGQPYVELLKMIPELEVQVADGAYLCCGMAGIMGFKKSFHAKSLLMGNPLFLKILEIEPDILVTDCLSCRLQFDQVLPFVQAHPLEIMAEAYKRL; encoded by the coding sequence GTGGTCAGAAATACTGGTTTTACTCCTGAAGACCTGATCAGGTCAGTGGTTGATCAGTGTACTGATTGTGAACAGTGCCGAGAAATGCTGGATGGGGTGTGTCCTTTTTTTGGTGAGCTGTACTGCCTTTTTGACAGGGAAAGACAAGGAAAAGGACTGATCAGTTCCAGGGACCTGCGATCTTTGGTAGATCTTTGTAATTTTTGTGGCCTGTGCCCATGCCCGGACATACGCTCAAGAATTCTTTCGGCCAAAAGTAATTTCATTGCCAGGGAGGGAGTATCTGTCAGTGTCAAATTAGTCCAGGATGTTGAAAGGCTGGCCGGATATTTAACCAGATTCCCAGGCATGGGAAAATATTTGGCCAAAGCAAAAACAGGTTCCGGCATTTTAAAAAAAATGACTGGAATTCATCCTGAGCGGAAGCTCCCTGAAATACCTGGCTGTGACTTTCCGGCTTGGGCCAGTGAACAAGGACTGTGTGTGGAAAAAGAAGGTCAAAAAAAGCAAAGATCAGTAGCTTTTTTTGCCGGATGTACAGCCAGATATTTTTTCCCCGGGGTGGGCAGGGCTGCAGTCAGGGTGCTGCAGAAAAACCGAATTGATGTGTTTTATCTTTCTCAGAAGTGCTGTTCCATGCCGGTCCTTTTGGAAGGTGATTTTTCATTTGCCCTGAAGCTTATGCAGTTTAATCTTGAACACCTTGGTCAGGCTTTGGAAAAGGGGTATGACCTGGTAACCTCATGTCCAACCTGTGGATACATGTTTAAAAAAATTCTTAAGGAAAAAGCCTATTATTCCAAAGAATACCAGGAGATGGCCGGGGCAGACAGTCAGTTTTTGATGGTTCCGGAAACGGACAACTGCCAATCCTGGCCGAGTCAGAGGAAATACAGGAGATTGCACAGATCCATGTATGCAGGTATTCTCAAAGACGACGGAGTGTTTTCACCATTACCCGCTCTTAAGCGGATCTGGATTGGTGAGAATGTAATGGACATGGGAGAATATCTGGGCATGCTTTACAGATCGGGCCGCCTGGATACAGGGTTTTCCCCTGTCCCCAAAAGGATTGCCTATTTTCCTCCCTGCCATGTCAGGGAGCAGAATATTGGACAGCCGTATGTTGAATTACTCAAGATGATTCCAGAACTTGAGGTCCAGGTGGCTGATGGGGCCTATCTTTGTTGTGGTATGGCAGGAATAATGGGATTTAAAAAGAGTTTTCACGCCAAATCTCTTCTCATGGGCAATCCGCTTTTCTTAAAAATTCTGGAAATTGAGCCGGATATTCTGGTTACGGATTGTTTGAGCTGCAGGCTGCAGTTTGATCAGGTCTTGCCCTTTGTCCAGGCTCATCCTCTGGAGATCATGGCTGAGGCGTATAAAAGACTTTAA